AGGATGCCAAATGGTCCCCATGGTGCGCCAGTTGCGGCCATCCAAGTCCGATCAATCATCTTTGGATCAGCGATCCCTTTCAGCCACAATGCCCCCGCTGCCGCGTTCAACGGCATTAACAGTGAGTTTAGAATGTAGCCGGGCTGCTCTTTTTTCAGCTGAATCGGTACCATCCCGATGTCCCGGGCGTACTGAACAATTTCTTGATAGATTGCCGGATCAGTTTCCGGTGATCCCATAATTTCAGCGGTGTTGTTCAACCAAACCTGGTTGGAAAAATGCATGTTCAAAAACTGCTTTGGCCGACCAGTATCAGCGGCAAACATGCTTGGTACCAGCGTAGATGAGTTACTAGTGAAAATCGCATTGCTTGGTGCCAACTTGCTCAATTTTTGATAGAATTCATGCTTGATGTCGGGATTTTCCGGAATTGCTTCGATGACCAGATCAGCGTCTTTAACTGCCGCCGCTAAATCATCCGTAAATTTCAATCGACTAATCCCGGCATTAAATTCTTCATCGGTCGCCGCAATATCATGTCGATAAGCATGGCGCAGACCTTTGATTCGTTCCTCAGCTTTATCAACAGCTTCTTGACTAATATCATAAACAGTCACGTCAAACCCTTTAAAGGCACTTTGAAACGCAATCTGACTGCCTAAGACCCCACTACCAGCAACAGTAACTTTCTTGATTGCCATGATAATATCCCCCTTATGCTAATGGAAACGGTTACATTGAATACACTTTAATTATGGCAGGTTGCTTGTGAAATGCAACAAAATAGGCTTGGTAATTCGGGAATTCAAGCTGAGCAAGGGACATCCCGTCAATGGCCGACGGTTAAGCTTGAAATGCCCAAAGTCTAATTTGAGACTGACTCTCAAATCGGGCTTTGAGCATTTTTGAGTGATAGGCTTTCCCATGAACCATAAATCCCCAGATCCACGAAACCAACTGAAGAATCGGATGAAAAAGAACAGACTGAATAATATCCCCCCTGTTCTGGTGTATACCCGCGATATGAATATATTGAGTCTGTCATATTTCTTCTCGCCCTGTAGAATCACCATCAAACGCTTCGTCGTGTTGGAAGTGAACCGCATCATCTTTAAAGGGATTTTCCATTTTAGGAATATACATGAACGACCCATCTTTTCCTTTAATGGCCACCACTTCCGTTCCTGACTTAATACCAAACCTCTTAGGAACAGTTACAACAAGTGAGTTTCCTTGTTCTCGGACTTTCATGATTAAACCTCCCATGTATTTACTTTAGTTATATCATAGAATGCCTTTTTCAAATCAAAGAGCGTCCTCAACTCAACCACGAATCATACCAAAACTTCTTCTTCGTAATCACGTCTTGAGCCACTTTGGCCAGGGCTTTTTCTTTGGCGTAAAACGCATCCCCGGCGACCTTCTGCTGAAAGGCGGCAGTCAAGTTAGCCAACTCCTCTTTGTCGGTAAACACCCATTTCAAAGCATCCAACTCCGACAGGATCAGCACCAAACTAACGGCGTCCTGACTGATTTTCGCGCCGTCAATCTGATTGCGCAGATAATCCTGAACCTGCTTTCGAGCAGCGTCCTTTGGCAGATAGATGACGTGGGTGTCCAAATTATTCTTGACCGACTTCTTCTCAACCAACTGATCCGCCAGCAGACCTGCGCCAAGGCCGTCATAAAGCTGGTTGGCAATATCCCAACTGGTGATAATTGCCAATTGTGTCTGCAGGTCATGTCCCTCCTTAATTTCATCAGTCAGTTCTGATTTGAAAACACTCAGATAATCCGGCAATTTGGCAAACTCTTGGTCATCTTTGATTGAAATAGTCTCCCCAATGTCCAAAATTCTTTGGTCGACCAAGTCAAATAACGCCGCCAAAACAAAATACGCCTGGGCAGTAAATCGCGTTCGCAGCATTGGCTTCTTACCGATTCTTTCAGTTAATAACAAATAATTTTTCGCGGTTGTCAGTTCCATGACGGATCCCTCCAATTTGAATAAACGCGTGAATCAACATTTCAATTTTATGGCAAAAGATGAAAGAACCCTAGTACTTATTACAAAAAAATGAAAAGAGTTACCTTGACCGCCCACAAAAATAATGGTGCTATACTCAGCATAAAATCCAAGGAGGACAATGACCATGAACCCGCGGTTGCACTATCTTACCCGTTCGATCCTTTTGCCTATCGCACTATTAATCATTTTGATGTTCAACACCTCCGTCCGAGCAGATGCAAACTCAGCGGATGGCAACCCTCGACCAGTCATTTCTGACGAACTTCACATTTTAAATCAGAAGCAGATCAGACAAATTAAACAAATCAATCGCCACCTGATGAAAAAATACGAGGGTCAGCAAATTTGGATTATTTCAACGAATAAAACCCTCGCCGATCTGCAGGATCCAAAATTTGAACGATACCTCGTCAATATCAGAAAAAAGGGCCCAACCGTTTCCCGATTCTCAATGGGCAACAATCCGTTTGGCGATTACTATGCTAAAAATTTTCAGGCTCAAGCACCCTATCAAGACAAAATAGTGATTAGGGCAGATGTCAATATCATTCTCGTTGATCCGAACCTTCCATATCACGTGATGCCGATTGCATCCCAAAGTTTTATGGACAACATTTATGACTTTCAAAATTTGTTTATGGGCTTGCAGCTGGATTACATGGATGTCTCTGCCGCCAACGTGATGAATACGGTTGACGTCCTCAATAAATCTATCCAAAAAAATTATTATGCACCATATGGCTTGCGTGATTCCACCTTCGAAGAAGTAAAATCTGCTCTGGTAATGCTCGCGGGTTTCATTATATTTGTCGTCTGGATCATTGATCATTGGAACACTCCGCTTGGCGGCGGCTATGTCCGAAGTGACGAAGACAACTACGACTCCGGTTATATGGACGGTTATTATATTGGCCTCCATGATCATGATGACGACCATCATTGAGAACCAAGACCAGCTCACCAAATCAGGCGGGCTGGTCTTTTCGAACAGTATTGTATCTCTTAGGGGACGTATGCTACGATAATCTAAACGAAAGGACTGACAGACTTGCCCAAGTTACCGACCTATCAAACAGATCATCAAACCATTACATTTAACAATTCAAATCGTCAAATTCAATTGACTATTATCACCCCAGAGATCATTCGGGTCTCCGAAAATCGCGGTGATCATGGTGCCTCATACGCGATTGAAGGCGACAAGGAAACCACAACGACATACACAGTTAAGCAACAGCCTGACCATTATGAAATCACGACCGCTGCCTTGACCATCAAGGTGGACGCGGCCATGCACATCGATGCCTATGATGCCCACGGCAACCCACTGGTCACTGACTACCGTGGCAGTCGGACTCCGCTTGATCGGGGGATTGACGAGGAACATAAAAAGTTCGTCCAAGAAGAGGGCCACAACGTTCCCGGTGCCGACGATCAAAATAATCCCGACTACTTTCAAGTTGTGAAGGATTTGGCACCTGATGAACAGATCTACGGGCTCGGAGACAAGACCGGTTATCTGAACAAACGGGGCTATGAGTATGATGACTGGAATACCGATAATCCAGCGCCCCACTTGGAGAATTTCACCAGATTGTACAAATCGATTCCAGTGATGATCGGCCTCAAAGCTGGGCATCCCTATGGCCTCTTCTTCGACAATCCCTACCGGAGCCATTTTGATTTTGGCAAAGAAAATCCCAACTATTATTTCTACTCAGCTGAAGCCGGCAACCTCAATTACTACCTAATTGGCGGTAAAACTCTCAAAGATATCGTTACCAATTATACCTACTTAACCGGCCGAACCCCTTTGCCGCAAAAATGGACATTGGGATACCAACAATCACGCTGGGGTTACTCTGCCAGCCAGAAGATGGTCCAAGATATCGTGGATTCGATGCACAAATACGATTTACCATTTGACGTGATTCACTTGGACATTGATTATATGCGCGGCTACCGGGTGTTCACTTGGAATGACGAGGCTTATCAAGGCAACCCAAAGAAGTTTGTAACGGATTTGAAAGCCACCGGCACAAAAATTGTCGCCATTATCGATCCCGGCGTCAAGAAGGATCCCGGCTACAACATTTATGATCAAGGCATCAAGAATGATTATTTCGTCAAGGATCCGGCGGGCAATGTCTACGTCAACCAAGTTTGGCCGGGGAATGCCGTCTTCCCAGATTTTGGCCGCCAAGCTGTTCAAAAATGGTGGGGCAAAAATGATCAATTTCTGACTGATATGGGGGTTGCTGGGATTTGGAACGACATGAACGAACCCGCTTCATTTCAAGGAGAAATTCCCCAAGACATTGTTTTCAGCGATCACGACCAGCCGTCGACTCATAAGAAAATGCATAACGTCTACGGCCACAACATGGCCAAGGCGACCTATGACGGGGTGAAACGCGCAACCGATAGACGACCATTTGTCATTACCCGGGCCGCTTATTCGGGTACGCAAAAATATTCAACTGTCTGGACCGGCGACAATCATAGCATTTGGCCTCACCTACAACTCCTGATTCCCCAACTGTGTAATCTGGGAATCAGTGGGTTCACTTTTGCCGGCACCGATATTGCCGGCTTTGGTTCAGACGCAACGCCGGAACTTTTGACCCGCTGGATTGAGGCAGCCATCTTCAGTCCGCTGCTGCGAAACCACAGTGCGATGGGAACCCGTGCCCAGGAACCATGGGCCTTCGGTGAACCCACGTTATCAATTTACCGTAAATTTCTAAAGCTGCGCTACCGATTCATCCCTTATCTATACGACCTATTTGCCAAAGAATCTAAAAATGGTCTGCCACTCATGCGGCCACTGGTTTTGAATTATGAAGATGACCCACGAGTCCGAAACATCAACGATCAATATATGGTTGGCGATGCAATCTTAGTCGCACCGATCGTCCAACCATCGCAGACCAAACGACTGGTTTATCTACCGGCTGGAAAATGGATTGATTTTTGGAACCACCGGGAATATGAGGGCCAACAAGACATTGTCGTTGATGCACCGTTAGATAAGCTCCCGATGTTTATCAAGAAAGGAACCATTTTGCCTTGGGGAGCCGAAGTCGATCATATTTCTGAAACGCCTGATCCGACAATGACATTCAACGTCTATGGGGATTCGGGCAGCTATCATCACTATCAGGATAACGGCCTAGACTTCAAGTATCAGCACGGCGAATTCAACGATTATCTCGTGAACGTTGACCACGGTCAGGTCAGCGTTGAATTTGTTCACCATGGTTTTCAACCTTACCGGAAAATCACGGTTAACCTCAATAATCAGCCAGTCACGCTAACGTACAATTCAACAACTGAACACTATGAATAACAAAGGATCTTTGATAAACCAGTTGGCGCTGGCCTATCAAAGATCCTTTAGTTTGTTATTCATTCTCAGTGGAAACCGAATCATGTACAGCTTTCTGGTTTGCGAATTTTTCCACTCGTGCCATGAAATCCGCAAACAACGCGTCTTGCTTCTCATCGGTCCGAAACATTGCTTCTGGATGCCATTGAACACCAATGATCAAGTCGTCATCTTGGCTTTCAACGCCCTCAATCACGCCATCCTTTGCCAATGCGGAAATATTGAGTTGGCCAGAAACCGCCTTAACGGCCTCGTGGTGGTGGCTATTAACCAAAGTCGAGTCACCCTGGCCGATAATTTTTGCCAAATAGGAGTCCGGAGTGGTGGAGATGGTGTGCGTTCCTTGTGGCATCGGCGCCTTTTGGTAATGTTGGAGGGTTGGATGATTCCGTTGGCTATACAGATCTTGATAAAGGGTGCCACCAAGGGCAACGTTTAGCACTTGGACGCCCCGGCAGATCCCAAAAATTGGTTTGCGTTTGGCAACCGCCAATTTGACTAAGGCGATTTCGCTGGCGTCCAAGAAGGCATCTGTGTCGCCGAGATTTTGAACCGGCTCTTCACCATAGAACTTCGGCGCAACATCCGGTCCACCCGGCAGCAGCAAACCGTCAATCAGGTCAACGTAGTGCTCCATGATTTCTGGATTGCGGGTGGGAATGAGCACTGGGACCCCACCGTGTTTGATGACACCAGCGACCTCGTCATCGTTGACGGTATTTCTTGCAAGATTATTAATGATTCGAGTCTCTGCGGGAAATCCAATTACATATTGTTTATCCAAATATACCAGCTCCTTGATTTATAGACCGTCAATGACCTTATCATTGAGGCTCAAAATAATTGCCTTGAGTAATTTAACGGTATTTTCGAAGTCAGAATATGCCACAAATCCATAGTTAGTATGTTCATAACGAACAGGAATCCCAATACAAATGGTGGGTGCCCCTTGGAACTCAAGCAATTCAGAACCATCAATTCCACCACCAGTCCGAACAGCACGGGTAAATGGAATACCGTTCTGGTGGGCTTGATCTACAGCCAACTGCTGAAAATGCGGATTAGCAATAAAGGAAGTATCCATATCACGCAGCATCGGCCCACGCTTTAAC
Above is a genomic segment from Lentilactobacillus buchneri containing:
- a CDS encoding 3-hydroxyacyl-CoA dehydrogenase, which translates into the protein MAIKKVTVAGSGVLGSQIAFQSAFKGFDVTVYDISQEAVDKAEERIKGLRHAYRHDIAATDEEFNAGISRLKFTDDLAAAVKDADLVIEAIPENPDIKHEFYQKLSKLAPSNAIFTSNSSTLVPSMFAADTGRPKQFLNMHFSNQVWLNNTAEIMGSPETDPAIYQEIVQYARDIGMVPIQLKKEQPGYILNSLLMPLNAAAGALWLKGIADPKMIDRTWMAATGAPWGPFGILDAVGIRTAYNITLAAAKKDPAVMPLADAFKKMLDEGKLGVESGEGFYKYPDPEYKTKAFLEG
- the mazE gene encoding type II toxin-antitoxin system PemI/MazE family antitoxin encodes the protein MKVREQGNSLVVTVPKRFGIKSGTEVVAIKGKDGSFMYIPKMENPFKDDAVHFQHDEAFDGDSTGREEI
- a CDS encoding glycoside hydrolase family 31 protein encodes the protein MPKLPTYQTDHQTITFNNSNRQIQLTIITPEIIRVSENRGDHGASYAIEGDKETTTTYTVKQQPDHYEITTAALTIKVDAAMHIDAYDAHGNPLVTDYRGSRTPLDRGIDEEHKKFVQEEGHNVPGADDQNNPDYFQVVKDLAPDEQIYGLGDKTGYLNKRGYEYDDWNTDNPAPHLENFTRLYKSIPVMIGLKAGHPYGLFFDNPYRSHFDFGKENPNYYFYSAEAGNLNYYLIGGKTLKDIVTNYTYLTGRTPLPQKWTLGYQQSRWGYSASQKMVQDIVDSMHKYDLPFDVIHLDIDYMRGYRVFTWNDEAYQGNPKKFVTDLKATGTKIVAIIDPGVKKDPGYNIYDQGIKNDYFVKDPAGNVYVNQVWPGNAVFPDFGRQAVQKWWGKNDQFLTDMGVAGIWNDMNEPASFQGEIPQDIVFSDHDQPSTHKKMHNVYGHNMAKATYDGVKRATDRRPFVITRAAYSGTQKYSTVWTGDNHSIWPHLQLLIPQLCNLGISGFTFAGTDIAGFGSDATPELLTRWIEAAIFSPLLRNHSAMGTRAQEPWAFGEPTLSIYRKFLKLRYRFIPYLYDLFAKESKNGLPLMRPLVLNYEDDPRVRNINDQYMVGDAILVAPIVQPSQTKRLVYLPAGKWIDFWNHREYEGQQDIVVDAPLDKLPMFIKKGTILPWGAEVDHISETPDPTMTFNVYGDSGSYHHYQDNGLDFKYQHGEFNDYLVNVDHGQVSVEFVHHGFQPYRKITVNLNNQPVTLTYNSTTEHYE
- a CDS encoding gamma-glutamyl-gamma-aminobutyrate hydrolase family protein, giving the protein MDKQYVIGFPAETRIINNLARNTVNDDEVAGVIKHGGVPVLIPTRNPEIMEHYVDLIDGLLLPGGPDVAPKFYGEEPVQNLGDTDAFLDASEIALVKLAVAKRKPIFGICRGVQVLNVALGGTLYQDLYSQRNHPTLQHYQKAPMPQGTHTISTTPDSYLAKIIGQGDSTLVNSHHHEAVKAVSGQLNISALAKDGVIEGVESQDDDLIIGVQWHPEAMFRTDEKQDALFADFMARVEKFANQKAVHDSVSTENE